CTGCTATAAGCGTTGAGCTTCCTAAGATGCTGTCAGAACGGGCAACTTGCCTGAGCGCAGCCGAGGCGCCGGCGGTCGATTGCCCGACGATGTTATCCGCGCATTCTCGCGCTTCGATGTGCCTGAGGGTTCTGGGAAATGACTTCGACAGCGCAGGATACGGAGCGACATTGACGAGGAGGGGCGGCATTGTCGGATATTGTCAGGGAATTGCAGAAAGGTATCGCACGCAAGAGCGCCGGCAGACGCCCCTTTTCGTGCATTCGAGATCTCCTCGCCGACCATGCGGAAAATGCGCCGGAGCGCCACGCCATTCTGGCCCCCGCGCGCCTCCCGATGGCGTATGGCGCGCTGTGGACGCAGGCGAATGAGGTGGTTTTCGGGTTGCGGAACATCGGCGTGCGCCGAACTGACAGGGTCGCGGTGGTGTTGTCGGACGGACCAGAGGCTGCAGTAGCGGCGATCACGGTTGCAGCCGGCGCAGTTTGTGTACCTCTCAATCCGGGTTTCACCTGTGATGAATACCAGCGTTATTTCGGCGAATTGCACCTAGCGGCGCTATTGACGCACGGTGACTTGAATTCGGCCAGCCGACGCGCCGCCCACATCCAGGGCGTGCCCGTGATCGATGTGTCGATGCGGCCCAACGAGGTGGCCGGCGCGTTCACTGTTGTCGGTCGGGCGCCGCAACGGCTGGCTGACGATGAGTTTGCGTCCAGCGCTGACGACGCGTTCATCTTGATGACATCTGGCAGTACGTCGCGGCCCAAAACGGTCCCTCTGACCCATGCGAGCGTCTGTCTGTCAGCCGACAACGTTGGCGCCGCCTTGGAGCTTGAGGCCCGCGACCGATTGCTGAGCGTGCTGCCTCTCTTTCATGGGCATGGCTTGATATCGGGACTTCTGGCCACGCTTGCGGCAGGCTCCAGTGCGGTCTGTCCGCCTGGCTTCGATGCATCAGCGTTCTTCGGCTGGCTGACGGAGTTTCGACCAACCTGGTACACGGCGGTACCGGCGATCCATCGCGCGCTATTGGCAGTGGCGGATCCCTACAGGCGGGCTGCGCAGCGGTCTTCCCTGCGGCTCGTTCGTTCGGCTTCGACGTCTCTGTCGCCTGAAGTGCTCGACGGACTGGAAGCGTTGTTTGGTGTTCCCGTTATCGACACCTACGGCATGACGGAGGCCGCCACCCAGATAGCTGCAAATCCCTTGCAGCGGCGAAAGCGCGGTTCAGTCGGCCGGCCGGCCGGCCCCGAGATCGCGATACTGGACAGTGCAGGCCGTCCCTTGCCATCCGGCAAACGTGGAGAGATCGCGTTGCGAGGTCCCACCATAACTAGAGGGTACGACAATGATGCCACAGCTACCGAGTCCGCATTTCAGGACGGCTGGTTCCGGACCGGCGACCTCGGATACCTGGACGCCGACCAGTATCTCTTCATCGTTGGTCGCATCAAGGAGATCATCCATAAGGGCGGGCAGAAGGTTGCCCCCGCCGAGGTAGAGGGCGCCTTGCTGAGCCACCCGGCTGTGATCGAAGCCGCTGTTTTCCCTGTTCCTCACGAGCGATTAGGCGCGGACGTCGCCGCCGCTATCATGCTGCGTCAGGACGCAAAGGTGAGCGCACAAAGTCTCCGAGACTTTGCCCGAGGACGCCTGGCCGGGTTTAAGGTCCCTGGCCTCATCCTGATTGTGCCGGAGATCCCGAAAGGCGCCGGCGGGAAGATCAAGCGCAATGAACTTGCGGCCGCCTTTTCAAAGACCCGACCAATCCAGGACGGCGGCAAGGGAGTTGCCCCCAGCTCGGAACTGGAGCGTCAGCTGGCCGGTATCTGGAAAGACATCCTGGATCTCGATCAGATCAGCGTTGACCAGGATGTCTTCGCGCTCGGGGTAGATTCACTTGCCATGACGCAGATGATTTTGCGTGTGGAAGAGCGCTTCGGCATCACCTTGTCGTTAGAGGATATCTTCAATTCGTCGACCGTTGCGGCTCTTGCGCTTCGCCTTGACTCATCAAAACAGGGTGCCGGCTCGTTGGCGCGCCCGCACGATCCGCCAACGGAGATCTCGCGCGCTGATCGAGATGGTCCACAGCCGGTGTCCATCGTGCAGGAGCGCATGCTACGCATCGAGCGAAAACTACCCGGTTTGCCTCAGTTCAATCTGCCGTTCGCTTATCGATTGCAGGGCCGACTAAACATTCCCGTGCTCGAGCAGAGCCTTGCCGCCC
The Bradyrhizobium sp. KBS0727 genome window above contains:
- a CDS encoding AMP-binding protein, whose product is MSDIVRELQKGIARKSAGRRPFSCIRDLLADHAENAPERHAILAPARLPMAYGALWTQANEVVFGLRNIGVRRTDRVAVVLSDGPEAAVAAITVAAGAVCVPLNPGFTCDEYQRYFGELHLAALLTHGDLNSASRRAAHIQGVPVIDVSMRPNEVAGAFTVVGRAPQRLADDEFASSADDAFILMTSGSTSRPKTVPLTHASVCLSADNVGAALELEARDRLLSVLPLFHGHGLISGLLATLAAGSSAVCPPGFDASAFFGWLTEFRPTWYTAVPAIHRALLAVADPYRRAAQRSSLRLVRSASTSLSPEVLDGLEALFGVPVIDTYGMTEAATQIAANPLQRRKRGSVGRPAGPEIAILDSAGRPLPSGKRGEIALRGPTITRGYDNDATATESAFQDGWFRTGDLGYLDADQYLFIVGRIKEIIHKGGQKVAPAEVEGALLSHPAVIEAAVFPVPHERLGADVAAAIMLRQDAKVSAQSLRDFARGRLAGFKVPGLILIVPEIPKGAGGKIKRNELAAAFSKTRPIQDGGKGVAPSSELERQLAGIWKDILDLDQISVDQDVFALGVDSLAMTQMILRVEERFGITLSLEDIFNSSTVAALALRLDSSKQGAGSLARPHDPPTEISRADRDGPQPVSIVQERMLRIERKLPGLPQFNLPFAYRLQGRLNIPVLEQSLAALVRRHDILRTVFIWQGEVPLARVVPDVDVKSILTVKDYAAPAHTGDARAKELLLVKAKLEAERSSLAPIDTNNAPLFRAYIFRLDVRDHVLLLVMHDIIIDGWSMAIFMEELSEIYAASISGAKALLPEPPFQFSDFARWQRLWSSTEEANRQFAYWKRCLDKASPPFAAPKSSVGGELTSRVLQEPFRISNNLATQLSAMSRDRGVTLFMSLLAGFKTMLLLRSQRNDICVATLMANRPQLRTERVIGPFANTTIIRTQLDADLTFSEALNRVRKAVLEAHARQELPFDIIAGRLAEETGLCPASLVQVYFVLQVAFRRALRPPDLTIRPFGYQEERSAMPIDRAWLSITLKDTPSGITGICGRKDDLFEPNTVQNWIADYTAILANAAANPNEQLGRLIDP